One genomic segment of [Phormidium] sp. ETS-05 includes these proteins:
- a CDS encoding nucleotidyltransferase family protein: MTNSKALQIQIPREAIAQLCRDYHICKLAFFGSVLRDDFRPDSDIDILIEFQPGKTPGFGFIDIQDRLSELLGRTVDLNTPQDLSRYFRDRVLSEAEVIYG; the protein is encoded by the coding sequence ATGACTAATAGCAAGGCATTACAGATTCAAATACCCCGGGAAGCGATCGCCCAGCTTTGCCGCGATTATCACATATGCAAACTAGCATTTTTCGGGTCAGTGCTGCGGGATGACTTTCGTCCTGACAGCGATATCGATATTCTGATTGAGTTTCAACCAGGAAAGACTCCCGGTTTTGGGTTCATCGATATCCAAGACCGTCTCAGCGAATTGCTGGGACGCACTGTGGATCTGAATACCCCCCAAGACCTCAGCCGCTACTTTCGCGATCGGGTTCTGTCTGAGGCTGAGGTAATTTATGGCTAA
- a CDS encoding VWA domain-containing protein — protein MLQGRDYTVIIDKSGSMSTPDQRNGRSRWQESQEATLALARKCDEFDPDGITVYLFSGRFKRYDNVTASKVEQIFQENDPMGSTNLAGVLEDALNNYFQRKAKGQAKPAGETFLVITDGEPDDRKAVMKVIIEASRKIDRDEELAISFIQVGQDPQARRFLKVLDDELQSAGAKFDIVDTRTIDEMEDMTLAEVLVMAISD, from the coding sequence ATTTTACAAGGCCGCGACTACACGGTAATTATTGACAAAAGCGGCAGTATGTCCACCCCAGACCAGCGCAATGGTAGGAGTAGATGGCAGGAATCCCAAGAAGCTACCCTGGCTTTAGCCCGCAAGTGTGATGAGTTTGACCCAGATGGCATCACGGTTTACCTGTTTTCCGGTCGGTTTAAACGCTATGATAATGTCACTGCCAGTAAAGTCGAGCAAATCTTCCAAGAAAACGACCCGATGGGTAGCACCAATTTGGCGGGGGTGCTAGAAGATGCTCTGAATAATTATTTTCAGCGCAAGGCTAAAGGTCAGGCGAAACCGGCTGGGGAAACTTTCCTGGTAATTACTGACGGCGAACCGGACGATCGCAAAGCGGTGATGAAAGTAATTATCGAAGCCTCCCGCAAAATTGACCGCGATGAGGAATTGGCGATTTCATTCATTCAAGTAGGCCAAGACCCCCAAGCGCGGCGGTTTTTAAAGGTGTTGGATGACGAACTCCAATCAGCGGGGGCGAAGTTCGATATCGTGGATACCAGAACGATTGATGAAATGGAAGATATGACCTTAGCTGAAGTTCTGGTAATGGCAATTTCTGACTGA
- a CDS encoding RNA polymerase sigma factor, giving the protein MKSDIQTSVIVPGADISACFWQEWEKYKDYLYRCCLKWMGNPTDAEDALSQAMLKAYSEFQKSANRIDNLKAWLTQLTRNLCLDIHRKIKRGALPVADFEGIVAEEKLASQEETPVLAA; this is encoded by the coding sequence ATGAAATCAGATATCCAAACCTCTGTAATTGTTCCTGGTGCTGATATCAGCGCCTGTTTCTGGCAAGAATGGGAGAAGTATAAAGACTATCTTTACCGCTGCTGTCTCAAGTGGATGGGCAACCCCACTGACGCCGAAGATGCCTTGAGTCAGGCGATGCTCAAAGCCTACTCAGAGTTTCAGAAAAGTGCTAATCGCATCGATAATTTAAAGGCTTGGTTAACTCAACTAACTCGTAACCTCTGTTTGGATATCCATCGAAAGATAAAAAGAGGCGCCCTTCCCGTTGCCGATTTCGAGGGAATTGTTGCTGAAGAAAAATTAGCTAGCCAAGAAGAAACACCAGTTCTCGCCGCTTAG
- the ldpA gene encoding circadian clock protein LdpA — MSKLQGPLDSLNQGHWFKLICGASYQHLSAVRSLTLAYALAGADCIDVAADRAVTIAAREALSVAAKLAPEAERRGYGRLSGATPLLMVSLNDGEDPHFRKAEFNPAVCPPDCPRPCESICPAGAIAFPSLPISPIFPDGDKGEWSFSGGVIEDRCYGCGRCLPVCPIGHIITRSYVSTPEAVAATLLPDTGVEAIEIHTQIGRLADFTRLWRAISPLIQRLKLIAISCPDGDGLIDYLWSLYQLISPLPCPLIWQTDGRPMSGDIGKGTTHATIKLGQKVLGAGPPGFVQLAGGTNNYTASKLLAAGLLKNSGLSGSVVPENHNSKSFIAGIAFGSYARVLLSPILDQLETGDFSQLNRSPRLEDDPKLLWQAVELAHELVNQLKSPVCSTIYYNEIQT, encoded by the coding sequence TTGAGCAAACTGCAAGGTCCCCTGGATTCCCTAAACCAAGGCCACTGGTTTAAACTAATCTGTGGTGCAAGCTATCAACACCTGAGTGCGGTGCGGAGTTTGACTTTGGCATATGCACTGGCGGGAGCTGATTGCATAGATGTGGCTGCGGACCGAGCGGTGACGATCGCCGCCAGAGAAGCCCTATCCGTAGCAGCCAAACTGGCTCCAGAAGCCGAAAGGCGGGGCTATGGACGCCTCAGTGGAGCTACTCCTCTACTGATGGTAAGTTTGAACGATGGGGAAGACCCACATTTTAGAAAAGCAGAATTTAACCCAGCGGTTTGTCCGCCAGATTGTCCCCGTCCTTGTGAATCGATTTGTCCGGCGGGAGCGATCGCCTTTCCCTCCCTCCCCATATCCCCCATCTTCCCCGACGGGGACAAGGGCGAGTGGTCATTCTCCGGCGGAGTCATCGAGGACCGCTGTTATGGCTGTGGTCGCTGCTTGCCAGTATGCCCGATCGGACATATTATCACTCGTTCCTATGTCTCCACCCCAGAAGCCGTAGCGGCGACGCTCCTGCCTGATACTGGTGTGGAAGCCATAGAAATCCACACCCAAATAGGGCGGTTAGCAGATTTTACCCGGTTGTGGCGGGCCATCTCCCCCCTCATCCAACGGCTGAAGCTGATTGCCATTAGCTGTCCCGATGGCGATGGCTTAATTGACTACCTCTGGTCACTGTATCAGCTCATCTCTCCCCTGCCTTGTCCTCTGATATGGCAAACCGACGGTCGTCCCATGAGTGGCGATATCGGTAAAGGCACCACCCACGCCACCATTAAACTAGGTCAGAAAGTCTTAGGCGCCGGACCTCCCGGATTCGTGCAGCTAGCTGGCGGCACCAATAACTATACAGCAAGCAAGCTGTTAGCGGCAGGTTTGCTGAAAAATTCTGGGCTCTCCGGGTCAGTGGTGCCAGAAAATCACAACTCTAAATCCTTTATTGCGGGCATTGCTTTTGGCAGCTATGCCCGCGTTTTGCTTTCTCCCATCTTAGACCAACTGGAAACTGGGGATTTTTCCCAACTGAACCGCTCACCCCGCCTGGAAGATGATCCCAAATTGCTCTGGCAGGCGGTAGAACTGGCTCACGAGTTGGTCAACCAACTTAAATCTCCTGTTTGTAGTACGATATACTACAATGAAATACAAACATGA
- a CDS encoding response regulator transcription factor: MFYLEAANSVPKLGIGQGNRVLVVEDEDLIREMVQLALEEEGYEVTVAADGQKAWSYLYRTDNFQEESGFDLLVLDLMLPQLNGLDLCRLLRHQGNPVPILILSAKGTETDRVLGLEVGADDYLTKPFSMRELIARCRALLRRQRLNVAPAQPQQLNFGEITLLPQECRVLVRGEEVSLSPKEFRLLELFMGYPRRVWSRDQLLEQVWGHDFVGDSKTVDVHIRWLREKLEKDPSQPEYIITVRGFGYRLG, from the coding sequence ATGTTTTATCTGGAAGCAGCCAACAGCGTTCCCAAGCTGGGGATAGGCCAGGGGAATAGAGTGCTGGTGGTGGAAGATGAAGACCTAATTCGGGAGATGGTGCAACTGGCTCTGGAGGAGGAAGGGTATGAGGTGACGGTAGCGGCGGATGGACAAAAGGCTTGGAGCTACTTGTATCGTACCGATAATTTCCAGGAAGAATCAGGGTTTGACCTGTTGGTGCTGGACCTGATGTTACCCCAATTGAATGGTTTAGATCTGTGTCGTTTGTTACGACATCAGGGGAATCCGGTGCCTATTCTGATACTCAGTGCTAAGGGAACTGAGACCGATCGGGTCCTGGGGTTGGAGGTGGGAGCCGATGACTATTTGACGAAACCTTTTAGTATGCGGGAGTTAATCGCTCGCTGTAGAGCTTTGCTGCGACGCCAACGCTTGAACGTCGCTCCGGCTCAACCCCAGCAGCTTAACTTTGGGGAAATTACCCTCCTCCCCCAAGAATGTCGGGTTTTGGTACGCGGTGAAGAGGTAAGCCTTTCGCCCAAGGAGTTTCGGCTTCTGGAGTTGTTTATGGGCTACCCCCGCCGGGTGTGGTCCCGCGACCAGCTCCTAGAGCAGGTGTGGGGGCATGATTTTGTCGGTGATAGTAAAACTGTGGATGTGCATATTCGCTGGTTGCGGGAAAAATTGGAAAAAGACCCGAGCCAACCGGAGTATATTATCACTGTCAGGGGGTTTGGCTATCGTTTGGGTTGA
- a CDS encoding salt stress protein, Slr1339 family, protein MTDDIDKLLAQVKSEMNQPPPIEQPLSQTSELREDIASDKALQGLLDDVKLESAQPHQARSSWQPSPVPSPPPVPDKSLDGLLGDLHSELTQKQQKQKLEPVQPHQPRSSWQPPAVSSPPPVADKGLEGLLGDLHSEFTEKEKAEALQREQQRQEEARRQEQLAQQRRQKLEGYAAEWLKKLDPWSDEGFWFGQFAEKYPSRLEAAIAYLDAMQQNQPPT, encoded by the coding sequence ATGACCGATGATATCGATAAACTCCTGGCTCAGGTAAAATCGGAAATGAACCAACCCCCACCGATCGAGCAACCATTGTCCCAAACCTCAGAACTACGGGAGGATATTGCCTCAGATAAGGCTCTGCAAGGTTTACTTGATGATGTAAAATTAGAGTCGGCACAGCCACATCAAGCACGCTCAAGCTGGCAACCGTCACCAGTACCAAGTCCCCCACCAGTTCCAGATAAAAGTTTAGATGGCTTATTGGGGGATTTGCACTCCGAGTTGACACAAAAGCAGCAAAAGCAGAAATTAGAGCCGGTACAGCCACATCAACCGCGCTCTAGTTGGCAACCGCCAGCGGTTTCTAGTCCGCCACCAGTGGCGGATAAAGGTTTAGAGGGGTTGTTGGGAGATTTACACTCGGAGTTTACAGAAAAAGAGAAAGCCGAGGCACTGCAGCGAGAGCAGCAACGGCAAGAAGAAGCTCGCCGTCAAGAGCAACTGGCGCAACAGCGGCGTCAGAAGCTGGAGGGTTATGCAGCGGAATGGCTGAAAAAGTTGGACCCTTGGTCTGATGAGGGGTTTTGGTTTGGGCAGTTTGCGGAGAAATATCCCTCTCGCTTGGAGGCTGCGATCGCCTATCTCGACGCTATGCAGCAAAACCAGCCGCCAACATAA
- a CDS encoding DUF1257 domain-containing protein produces MSHFSTLRTKITDAEILKNSLRDLGVSVKQNADVRGYNGQRVRADLVAVLDGEYDLGWSRNSDGSFDLIADLWGVAKKHNQTELINSINQKYAVNKALAEVRRPGLQNANVKVAVQK; encoded by the coding sequence ATGTCCCACTTTAGCACCCTGCGCACCAAAATCACCGATGCCGAAATCCTCAAGAACTCCCTGCGTGACCTGGGCGTCAGCGTCAAACAAAACGCTGATGTGCGTGGCTACAACGGCCAGCGGGTTCGGGCAGATTTGGTGGCAGTTCTCGATGGCGAGTATGACTTGGGCTGGTCCCGCAATAGCGATGGCTCCTTCGACCTGATCGCTGACCTGTGGGGTGTTGCCAAGAAGCACAATCAAACCGAACTGATTAACTCCATCAATCAGAAGTACGCGGTTAACAAGGCTCTGGCAGAAGTCCGCCGCCCCGGTCTGCAAAACGCTAACGTCAAAGTCGCGGTTCAAAAGTAA
- a CDS encoding VWA domain-containing protein, with protein sequence MLQDRDYTLILDKSGSMSTTDKPGGRSRWQESQESTLALARKCEQFDPDGITVYVFSGRFKRYENVTSSKVEQIFLENDPMGSTNLAGVLEDALNSYFQRKAAGQTKPNGETILVVTDGEPDDRKGVMRVIIDASRKMERDEELAISFIQIGTDVQATRFLKALDDELQSVGAKFDIVDTVTVEDMENTTLAEILTAAISD encoded by the coding sequence ATTTTGCAAGATAGAGATTATACCCTAATTCTCGATAAAAGTGGCAGTATGTCCACCACCGATAAGCCTGGTGGGCGGAGTCGATGGCAAGAATCTCAAGAATCTACTTTGGCTTTGGCTCGCAAGTGCGAGCAGTTCGACCCAGATGGCATCACGGTTTATGTTTTTTCCGGTCGCTTCAAACGCTATGAAAATGTCACTTCTAGCAAAGTAGAGCAAATTTTCCTGGAAAATGACCCAATGGGTAGCACTAACTTGGCAGGGGTGTTGGAAGATGCCCTCAATAGCTATTTTCAGCGGAAGGCGGCGGGTCAGACGAAACCAAATGGTGAAACTATTTTGGTGGTCACTGACGGTGAACCGGACGATCGCAAAGGGGTGATGCGGGTCATTATCGATGCTTCTCGCAAGATGGAGCGGGATGAGGAATTGGCCATATCTTTCATTCAAATAGGCACCGACGTGCAAGCTACTCGCTTCCTCAAAGCTCTGGATGATGAGTTACAGAGTGTGGGCGCTAAGTTTGATATTGTGGATACGGTGACGGTGGAAGATATGGAAAATACCACCCTAGCGGAGATTTTGACAGCGGCGATCTCCGACTAA
- a CDS encoding RNA polymerase sigma factor, whose product MKNAINQLPPKLKETLVLFVDAGKSYQEIATELNISYDNVRQRICKARAILHQQLQEYEGEEITAPVGRRKGSRGDEIRRLGDGETGENGRLGDGK is encoded by the coding sequence TTGAAAAATGCCATCAATCAGTTACCCCCAAAACTGAAAGAGACACTTGTCCTATTTGTCGATGCCGGAAAATCTTATCAAGAAATCGCCACAGAACTGAATATTTCCTATGATAATGTCCGCCAGCGCATCTGCAAAGCGCGGGCAATTTTGCATCAGCAGCTACAGGAGTATGAAGGAGAAGAAATAACTGCTCCTGTGGGACGGAGAAAGGGGAGCAGGGGAGATGAAATCAGGAGACTAGGAGACGGGGAGACAGGGGAAAATGGGAGACTCGGAGACGGAAAGTAG
- a CDS encoding R3H domain-containing nucleic acid-binding protein: MQVTDDINKLLEIFPKQLKNSLEQHPQLGNLIEVVMDLGRLPEARFPGGAEYLSQIPVSHADLHYSTSRVGRFSGDNRAGIEQTLHRISAMRNRSDEIIGLTCRVGRAIFGTINMIRDLVETGNSILMLGRPGVGKTTALREIARVLADELHKRVVIIDTSNEIAGDGDIPHPAIGRARRMQVAAPELQHKVMIEAVENHMPEVIVIDEIGTELEALAARTIAERGVQLVGTAHGNQIENLIKNPTLSDLVGGIQSVTLGDEEARRRGSQKTVLERKAPPTFQIAVEMLERQRWVVHENAAETVDCLLRGRKPGFQVRTVSETGEVTIAQESAPEPAGVMSAQPFGVGGWRSSGKMQAIPLNPDREREGGGRSASRVRNPIQPLNPQERYFEQLLNQSLGGETGFLEPGSSYLDQGSGQETRFLGGSSGSSFASAPGPNGEDLPLHVYAYGVSRQKLDQVIVAMQLPVVLTKDVDSADVVLALRSHVKNHSKLRLMAKNRHVPIYTINSSTIPKIAHTLQRMLQGDDAGIPELTDLSIFTQNGSDDELEALEEARLAVEQIVIPKGQPVELLPRSAKVRKMQHELIEHYRLKSSSFGDEPNRRLRIYPA, translated from the coding sequence ATGCAGGTGACAGATGACATCAATAAACTGCTGGAAATATTCCCCAAGCAGCTCAAAAATAGCTTGGAGCAGCACCCACAACTGGGGAATCTGATTGAAGTGGTGATGGATCTGGGACGCTTGCCCGAGGCCCGCTTTCCTGGTGGGGCGGAGTACCTATCGCAGATTCCGGTTTCCCATGCGGATTTGCACTACTCTACCTCCAGGGTGGGTCGGTTTAGCGGCGATAATCGAGCTGGTATCGAGCAAACCCTGCACCGCATCAGTGCCATGCGCAACCGCAGTGATGAAATCATCGGCTTAACTTGCCGGGTGGGTCGGGCGATTTTTGGCACGATTAATATGATCCGCGATTTGGTGGAAACGGGTAATTCGATTCTGATGCTGGGGCGTCCCGGAGTTGGTAAAACCACGGCTTTGCGGGAAATCGCCCGGGTGTTGGCGGATGAGCTGCATAAGCGGGTGGTGATTATCGATACTTCTAATGAGATTGCTGGGGATGGGGATATTCCGCATCCTGCCATTGGACGCGCACGGCGGATGCAGGTGGCGGCTCCGGAACTCCAGCATAAGGTGATGATTGAGGCGGTGGAAAACCACATGCCCGAGGTGATTGTCATCGATGAAATCGGGACGGAACTGGAGGCCCTGGCGGCGCGGACGATCGCCGAGCGTGGGGTGCAACTGGTGGGAACCGCTCACGGGAATCAGATTGAGAACCTGATTAAAAACCCCACTTTGTCTGATTTGGTGGGTGGTATCCAGTCTGTCACCCTGGGGGATGAAGAAGCTCGCCGCCGGGGTTCTCAGAAGACTGTATTAGAGCGCAAAGCTCCGCCCACATTCCAAATTGCGGTAGAAATGCTGGAACGGCAGCGGTGGGTGGTTCACGAGAACGCGGCGGAAACGGTGGATTGCTTGCTGCGGGGACGGAAACCGGGCTTTCAAGTGCGGACCGTGAGCGAAACTGGTGAGGTGACGATCGCCCAGGAGTCAGCCCCCGAGCCAGCAGGCGTTATGAGTGCCCAACCTTTTGGAGTTGGTGGTTGGCGCTCTAGTGGCAAAATGCAGGCTATCCCATTAAATCCCGATCGGGAGCGGGAAGGGGGCGGGCGATCGGCCAGTCGGGTTCGTAACCCCATCCAGCCGCTGAATCCTCAAGAGCGGTATTTCGAGCAATTGCTCAATCAATCTTTGGGTGGAGAAACCGGGTTTCTCGAACCAGGTTCATCCTATCTAGACCAAGGTTCTGGGCAAGAAACCCGGTTTCTCGGAGGCAGCTCTGGTTCCAGTTTCGCCAGCGCGCCTGGTCCTAACGGTGAAGATTTACCCCTCCATGTTTATGCTTACGGGGTGAGTCGGCAAAAGCTGGACCAGGTAATTGTGGCGATGCAGTTGCCCGTAGTGTTAACCAAGGATGTGGATAGTGCTGACGTAGTTTTGGCCCTGCGCTCCCATGTGAAAAACCATTCCAAATTGCGGCTGATGGCCAAAAACCGCCACGTACCCATCTACACCATCAATTCCAGCACCATTCCCAAGATTGCCCATACCCTGCAGCGGATGCTCCAAGGAGACGATGCGGGGATTCCAGAACTGACTGATTTGAGCATTTTTACTCAAAATGGCAGTGATGATGAACTGGAAGCCTTAGAAGAGGCGCGGTTGGCGGTGGAGCAGATTGTGATTCCCAAAGGACAGCCGGTGGAATTGTTACCCCGTTCTGCCAAGGTGCGGAAGATGCAGCACGAGTTAATCGAGCATTATCGCCTGAAATCCTCTAGTTTCGGGGATGAGCCGAATCGCCGCCTGCGGATTTATCCCGCCTAA
- a CDS encoding VWA domain-containing protein: MLENRDYTVIIDKSGSMSTPDQRGGRSRWEEAQEATMALARKCEQLDPDGITVYLFAGKFWRYDNVTAAKVAQVFQENEPSGRTDLAGVLQDALDSYFQRKAAGQTQPNGETILVITDGEPDDRKAVMRVIIDASRKIDRDEELAISLIQVGNDPQARRFLKILDDDLQSAGAKFDIVDTLTIDEMENMSLSEVLLMAITD; the protein is encoded by the coding sequence ATGCTAGAAAATCGCGACTACACCGTAATTATCGATAAAAGTGGCAGTATGTCCACCCCAGACCAAAGGGGGGGCCGCAGTAGATGGGAAGAAGCCCAGGAAGCTACTATGGCTTTAGCCAGAAAATGCGAGCAGCTCGACCCCGATGGCATCACCGTTTATTTGTTTGCCGGTAAATTCTGGCGCTACGATAACGTGACTGCTGCCAAAGTCGCCCAGGTATTCCAAGAAAACGAACCATCGGGCCGTACCGATTTGGCAGGGGTGCTTCAGGATGCCCTGGATAGTTACTTTCAGCGCAAAGCAGCGGGTCAAACCCAACCCAATGGGGAAACGATTCTGGTCATCACTGATGGCGAACCGGACGATCGCAAAGCGGTGATGCGAGTAATTATCGATGCTTCTCGCAAAATTGACCGCGATGAGGAGCTGGCTATCTCTTTAATTCAAGTGGGCAATGACCCCCAGGCTCGCCGGTTCCTAAAAATCCTCGATGATGACTTACAATCGGCTGGTGCTAAATTCGATATTGTCGATACTCTCACCATTGACGAAATGGAAAATATGAGCTTGTCAGAAGTCTTGCTCATGGCTATTACTGATTGA
- a CDS encoding AAA family ATPase, whose product MQEELNILVKAQYPLIYLVTSEEERTEMAIAKIAQESKPQRRVFIWTLTHGMVEYGQPRVTQHNTVSPQAAIDWAIRQREPGLFVFKDLHPFLDGMGNAEVIRWLRDAVASFKGSQKSIVLMSPVQQVPIELEKEVVVIDFPLPNMAEIEQVLSEQLKGSQQRRLNTDAREKLVKAALGLTRDEAEKVYRKALVTAGCLTEAQVDIVLSEKKQLIRRNGILEYIEEDETIDSVGGLEELKKWLKQRSNAFTERARAYGLPQPKGMLILGVPGCGKSMIAKTTSRLWGLPLLRLDMGRVYDGSTVGRSEANLRSALKTAESISPVILFIDELDKAFAGSAGSADSDGGTSSRIFGSFLTWMQEKTSPVFVMATANRVERLPGEFLRKGRFDEIFFVDLPNAEERQEIFKIHLSKRRRDISRFDLEQLAKISDGFSGAEIEQGAIAAMYEAFAQDREFTQLDIIAAIKSTLPLSKTMTEQVTALREWARQRARPAAASVAEYQRLEF is encoded by the coding sequence ATGCAAGAAGAGCTAAATATACTGGTCAAAGCTCAATATCCTCTCATCTACCTCGTAACATCTGAGGAAGAGCGGACGGAAATGGCGATCGCCAAGATTGCTCAAGAAAGCAAACCCCAGAGGCGCGTGTTTATCTGGACTCTCACCCACGGGATGGTGGAGTATGGTCAGCCCCGCGTGACCCAGCACAACACAGTCTCACCTCAAGCGGCAATTGATTGGGCGATTAGGCAGCGAGAACCAGGGCTGTTTGTATTCAAAGATTTGCACCCGTTCCTAGATGGAATGGGGAATGCAGAAGTGATTCGGTGGCTGAGGGATGCGGTGGCCAGTTTTAAAGGCAGCCAAAAAAGCATCGTCCTGATGTCTCCGGTGCAGCAAGTGCCCATAGAACTCGAAAAGGAAGTAGTAGTTATTGACTTTCCCCTGCCAAATATGGCAGAAATCGAGCAGGTACTATCAGAACAGCTCAAAGGCAGTCAGCAGCGGCGTCTGAATACGGATGCACGGGAAAAACTCGTGAAAGCTGCCCTAGGTCTGACGCGAGACGAAGCCGAAAAAGTATATCGCAAGGCTCTAGTGACTGCTGGATGCCTCACGGAAGCGCAAGTCGATATCGTTCTGTCTGAGAAAAAACAGTTGATTCGTCGCAATGGCATTCTCGAATATATCGAGGAAGATGAAACCATTGATTCCGTGGGGGGACTAGAAGAGCTGAAAAAGTGGCTGAAGCAGCGCTCCAATGCTTTCACCGAACGTGCCCGAGCCTACGGTTTACCCCAACCGAAAGGAATGCTAATTTTGGGGGTTCCCGGCTGTGGGAAATCGATGATTGCGAAAACTACTTCCAGGTTGTGGGGACTGCCCCTGCTGCGACTGGATATGGGGCGGGTGTATGATGGCTCTACCGTGGGCCGATCGGAAGCTAATCTGCGCAGTGCCCTAAAAACCGCTGAATCGATTTCACCAGTGATTCTGTTTATCGACGAATTAGACAAAGCATTTGCCGGTAGTGCAGGCTCAGCCGATTCTGATGGTGGCACCTCTAGCCGCATTTTTGGTTCATTCCTCACCTGGATGCAGGAAAAAACCTCCCCCGTGTTCGTGATGGCTACGGCCAACCGGGTGGAACGGCTACCAGGGGAATTCCTCAGAAAAGGTCGCTTTGATGAAATCTTCTTCGTTGACCTGCCCAACGCCGAAGAACGGCAAGAGATTTTCAAGATTCACCTGTCCAAGCGGCGTCGAGATATTTCTCGGTTTGACCTGGAACAGCTCGCCAAGATTTCCGATGGCTTTTCCGGGGCAGAGATAGAACAGGGGGCGATCGCGGCTATGTACGAAGCCTTCGCCCAAGACCGAGAATTCACCCAATTGGACATCATCGCAGCGATTAAGTCAACGCTGCCGCTGTCGAAGACAATGACCGAACAGGTCACAGCCTTGCGGGAATGGGCCCGACAGCGAGCCAGACCAGCTGCGGCTTCCGTCGCCGAATATCAGCGACTGGAGTTCTAA